The Bacteroidota bacterium sequence CGACCCAGACCTCCTGGGACAGGTACTGATCAACATCCTGATCAACGCACGGGATGCCTTAAAAGGCATCGAAAATCGGGAGATCATCATCCGGACGGGCATTTCCGGCGAACAGGCTTTTGTTTCCGTTCAGGATAACGGCAGTGGCATGGATGCAGAAACCCTAACCCAGGCTTTCATCCCTTTCTTTACCACCAAAAAGGAAGGCTCCGGCATCGGCCTCAGCCTCTCGAGACAGATCATGCAA is a genomic window containing:
- a CDS encoding GHKL domain-containing protein; translated protein: DPDLLGQVLINILINARDALKGIENREIIIRTGISGEQAFVSVQDNGSGMDAETLTQAFIPFFTTKKEGSGIGLSLSRQIMQLHKGSIDVRSEPGKGTIVILGF